From a single Bemisia tabaci chromosome 10, PGI_BMITA_v3 genomic region:
- the LOC109042280 gene encoding uncharacterized protein isoform X3 has product MLRDFFSLDVNSHGYSINAAEILKTDATIQKAVSKSKGLRNVLTKRVAFLTDTESHSIHANATKPHGVYLLKNYETFSKPALQILEQSPELFLTHFARYPVLLLDFGTLSTNSDRDYLRSFQRMLSELFKPFSYLLKSNRLTSGSKDEFLLYRDQFEKLSLEEITVGGETLARLLSTHHHRKSIVLVDNFDASIREALLAPHLDDRSFKGIMWSVSRFVKLLIKGRFVIRTVVTGTIRFDVFGLTHFSVFDDDYLHRYYGLTEADVSELAKRFDKNNNRTDIKKWFGGYKTAGEGQTIYNTRSTLTFFKTGELKPYRYECMKFKTLKNLLEFEKVGQFMEDAFDNKTRLHVREKIPQKLLRQLRQTIFGPNHTCAHKNVILQILLDHGFYSIHDRNTLHIPNFEAMLDIQNLIFDREYYINKLKISDYTIDNFVQSIEQLTGEEAPFQNFSAAVTDLFKHRIPQGARETAHTLLTLVADAHKFTLLRGQETLERNHRQDVLVKRSKEMGIVIGITVGSINKIALRPVFLRSLQVFPDCKLRVAILLGLKPHGLIGDLEVLYALDNRPVIH; this is encoded by the exons ATGCTCCGGGATTTCTTTTCCTTGGATGTCAATTCTCATGGATACTCTATTAACGCGGCAGAGATCCTGAAAACGGATGCAACCATTCAGAAAGCCGTCAGTAAAAGTAAAGGCCTTCGGAACGTCTTGACAAAACGAGTGGCTTTCCTGACTGACACTGAGAGCCATTCAATACACGCGAATGCTACGAAACCTCACGGTGTCTACCTTCTGAAAAACTATGAAACCTTCTCGAAGCCGGCGCTGCAAATATTGGAGCAGTCTCCGGAGTTGTTCTTAACCCACTTTGCTCGCTATCCTGTTCTTTTGCTCGACTTTGGAACTCTGTCTACAAATTCTGATCGAGACTATTTGCGCTCTTTTCAAAGAATGCTCTCGGAGCTGTTTAAGCCATTTTCTTACTTGTTAAAGAGTAACAGGCTGACCTCAGGCAGCAAGGATGAATTTTTACTCTACCGCGACCAGTTTGAAAAACTGAGCCTAGAAGAG ATCACAGTCGGAGGAGAAACACTTGCCCGACTCTTATCAACACATCATCACCGAAAATCGATCGTTTTAGTAGACAACTTCGACGCATCCATCCGTGAAGCGCTTTTGGCGCCACATCTCGATGATAGAAGTTTCAAGGGGATCATGTGGAGTGTTTCCCGATTTGTCAAGTTACTCATAAAGGGTAGGTTTGTCATCCGTACCGTGGTGACGGGTACAATCAGATTCGACGTTTTCGGATTGACGCATTTTTCAGTCTTTGACGATGATTATTTGCAtcg GTATTACGGCCTGACAGAAGCTGATGTTTCTGAGCTGGCTAAACGCTTTGATAAAAATAACAATAGAACTGACATTAAGAAATGGTTCGGTGGCTACAAAACAGCAGGCGAGGGTCAAACTATCTACAACACACGCTCAAcgctcactttttttaaaacggGCGAGCTAAAACCGTACCGGTATGAGTGcatgaaattcaaaacattaaaaaacctTTTGGAGTTTGAGAAAGTGGGCCAATTTATGGAAGATGCGTTTGACAATAAAACTCGGCTGCACGTCCGGGAGAAGATTCCACAGAAGCTCCTTAGGCAACTGCGACAAACTATATTTGGTCCCAATCACACTTGCGCCCATAAGAACGTAATTTTGCAGATTCTTCTTGATCATGGCTTTTATTCTATTCACGACAGAAATACACTACACATACCGAACTTCGAGGCAATGCTGGATATCCAAAACTTGATTTTCGACCGAGAATACTACATCAACAAATTGAAGATTAGCGACTACACTATTGATAACTTTGTGCAGAGCATTGAGCAACTGACAGGAGAGGAAGCGCCCTTCCAAAACTTCTCTGCAGCTGTTACAGACCTATTTAAACATCGCATTCCGCAAGGTGCAAGGGAAACGGCACACACCTTGCTTACTTTGGTGGCGGACGCTCACAAGTTCACCTTGTTGCGTGGTCAAGAGACTCTGGAACGCAACCACCGGCAAGATGTGCTTGTTAAGCGCTCTAAAGAAATGGGCATCGTCATCGGGATCACCGTGGGCTCAATTAACAAAATAGCGCTGAGACCTGTATTCCTCAGGAGTTTACAAGTGTTTCCAGACTGTAAATTGAGGGTTGCCATCTTGTTAGGTTTGAAACCGCACGGACTGATCGGAGATCTTGAGGTTCTTTACGCACTTGACAATCGCCCTGttatacattga
- the LOC109042280 gene encoding uncharacterized protein isoform X1, whose protein sequence is MIFQILFMVASVSGASNTGGKPRNQITFKHLTSTREFIDKTLLIKFILDNHWHIFIAGPPGFGKSANLQMLRDFFSLDVNSHGYSINAAEILKTDATIQKAVSKSKGLRNVLTKRVAFLTDTESHSIHANATKPHGVYLLKNYETFSKPALQILEQSPELFLTHFARYPVLLLDFGTLSTNSDRDYLRSFQRMLSELFKPFSYLLKSNRLTSGSKDEFLLYRDQFEKLSLEEITVGGETLARLLSTHHHRKSIVLVDNFDASIREALLAPHLDDRSFKGIMWSVSRFVKLLIKGRFVIRTVVTGTIRFDVFGLTHFSVFDDDYLHRYYGLTEADVSELAKRFDKNNNRTDIKKWFGGYKTAGEGQTIYNTRSTLTFFKTGELKPYRYECMKFKTLKNLLEFEKVGQFMEDAFDNKTRLHVREKIPQKLLRQLRQTIFGPNHTCAHKNVILQILLDHGFYSIHDRNTLHIPNFEAMLDIQNLIFDREYYINKLKISDYTIDNFVQSIEQLTGEEAPFQNFSAAVTDLFKHRIPQGARETAHTLLTLVADAHKFTLLRGQETLERNHRQDVLVKRSKEMGIVIGITVGSINKIALRPVFLRSLQVFPDCKLRVAILLGLKPHGLIGDLEVLYALDNRPVIH, encoded by the exons atgatttttcaaatattgTTTATGGTTGCATCCGTTTCC GGTGCTTCAAATACCGGCGGAAAGCCACGCAATCAGATCACCTTTAAACATCTCACTTCGACACGTGAATTCATTGACAAAACCCTGCTGATCAAGTTCATCCTAGACAACCATTGGCACATCTTCATCGCGGGTCCCCCTGGTTTCGGCAAGTCTGCAAACCTGCAAATGCTCCGGGATTTCTTTTCCTTGGATGTCAATTCTCATGGATACTCTATTAACGCGGCAGAGATCCTGAAAACGGATGCAACCATTCAGAAAGCCGTCAGTAAAAGTAAAGGCCTTCGGAACGTCTTGACAAAACGAGTGGCTTTCCTGACTGACACTGAGAGCCATTCAATACACGCGAATGCTACGAAACCTCACGGTGTCTACCTTCTGAAAAACTATGAAACCTTCTCGAAGCCGGCGCTGCAAATATTGGAGCAGTCTCCGGAGTTGTTCTTAACCCACTTTGCTCGCTATCCTGTTCTTTTGCTCGACTTTGGAACTCTGTCTACAAATTCTGATCGAGACTATTTGCGCTCTTTTCAAAGAATGCTCTCGGAGCTGTTTAAGCCATTTTCTTACTTGTTAAAGAGTAACAGGCTGACCTCAGGCAGCAAGGATGAATTTTTACTCTACCGCGACCAGTTTGAAAAACTGAGCCTAGAAGAG ATCACAGTCGGAGGAGAAACACTTGCCCGACTCTTATCAACACATCATCACCGAAAATCGATCGTTTTAGTAGACAACTTCGACGCATCCATCCGTGAAGCGCTTTTGGCGCCACATCTCGATGATAGAAGTTTCAAGGGGATCATGTGGAGTGTTTCCCGATTTGTCAAGTTACTCATAAAGGGTAGGTTTGTCATCCGTACCGTGGTGACGGGTACAATCAGATTCGACGTTTTCGGATTGACGCATTTTTCAGTCTTTGACGATGATTATTTGCAtcg GTATTACGGCCTGACAGAAGCTGATGTTTCTGAGCTGGCTAAACGCTTTGATAAAAATAACAATAGAACTGACATTAAGAAATGGTTCGGTGGCTACAAAACAGCAGGCGAGGGTCAAACTATCTACAACACACGCTCAAcgctcactttttttaaaacggGCGAGCTAAAACCGTACCGGTATGAGTGcatgaaattcaaaacattaaaaaacctTTTGGAGTTTGAGAAAGTGGGCCAATTTATGGAAGATGCGTTTGACAATAAAACTCGGCTGCACGTCCGGGAGAAGATTCCACAGAAGCTCCTTAGGCAACTGCGACAAACTATATTTGGTCCCAATCACACTTGCGCCCATAAGAACGTAATTTTGCAGATTCTTCTTGATCATGGCTTTTATTCTATTCACGACAGAAATACACTACACATACCGAACTTCGAGGCAATGCTGGATATCCAAAACTTGATTTTCGACCGAGAATACTACATCAACAAATTGAAGATTAGCGACTACACTATTGATAACTTTGTGCAGAGCATTGAGCAACTGACAGGAGAGGAAGCGCCCTTCCAAAACTTCTCTGCAGCTGTTACAGACCTATTTAAACATCGCATTCCGCAAGGTGCAAGGGAAACGGCACACACCTTGCTTACTTTGGTGGCGGACGCTCACAAGTTCACCTTGTTGCGTGGTCAAGAGACTCTGGAACGCAACCACCGGCAAGATGTGCTTGTTAAGCGCTCTAAAGAAATGGGCATCGTCATCGGGATCACCGTGGGCTCAATTAACAAAATAGCGCTGAGACCTGTATTCCTCAGGAGTTTACAAGTGTTTCCAGACTGTAAATTGAGGGTTGCCATCTTGTTAGGTTTGAAACCGCACGGACTGATCGGAGATCTTGAGGTTCTTTACGCACTTGACAATCGCCCTGttatacattga
- the LOC109042280 gene encoding uncharacterized protein isoform X2, with translation MIFQILFMVASVSFILDNHWHIFIAGPPGFGKSANLQMLRDFFSLDVNSHGYSINAAEILKTDATIQKAVSKSKGLRNVLTKRVAFLTDTESHSIHANATKPHGVYLLKNYETFSKPALQILEQSPELFLTHFARYPVLLLDFGTLSTNSDRDYLRSFQRMLSELFKPFSYLLKSNRLTSGSKDEFLLYRDQFEKLSLEEITVGGETLARLLSTHHHRKSIVLVDNFDASIREALLAPHLDDRSFKGIMWSVSRFVKLLIKGRFVIRTVVTGTIRFDVFGLTHFSVFDDDYLHRYYGLTEADVSELAKRFDKNNNRTDIKKWFGGYKTAGEGQTIYNTRSTLTFFKTGELKPYRYECMKFKTLKNLLEFEKVGQFMEDAFDNKTRLHVREKIPQKLLRQLRQTIFGPNHTCAHKNVILQILLDHGFYSIHDRNTLHIPNFEAMLDIQNLIFDREYYINKLKISDYTIDNFVQSIEQLTGEEAPFQNFSAAVTDLFKHRIPQGARETAHTLLTLVADAHKFTLLRGQETLERNHRQDVLVKRSKEMGIVIGITVGSINKIALRPVFLRSLQVFPDCKLRVAILLGLKPHGLIGDLEVLYALDNRPVIH, from the exons atgatttttcaaatattgTTTATGGTTGCATCCGTTTCC TTCATCCTAGACAACCATTGGCACATCTTCATCGCGGGTCCCCCTGGTTTCGGCAAGTCTGCAAACCTGCAAATGCTCCGGGATTTCTTTTCCTTGGATGTCAATTCTCATGGATACTCTATTAACGCGGCAGAGATCCTGAAAACGGATGCAACCATTCAGAAAGCCGTCAGTAAAAGTAAAGGCCTTCGGAACGTCTTGACAAAACGAGTGGCTTTCCTGACTGACACTGAGAGCCATTCAATACACGCGAATGCTACGAAACCTCACGGTGTCTACCTTCTGAAAAACTATGAAACCTTCTCGAAGCCGGCGCTGCAAATATTGGAGCAGTCTCCGGAGTTGTTCTTAACCCACTTTGCTCGCTATCCTGTTCTTTTGCTCGACTTTGGAACTCTGTCTACAAATTCTGATCGAGACTATTTGCGCTCTTTTCAAAGAATGCTCTCGGAGCTGTTTAAGCCATTTTCTTACTTGTTAAAGAGTAACAGGCTGACCTCAGGCAGCAAGGATGAATTTTTACTCTACCGCGACCAGTTTGAAAAACTGAGCCTAGAAGAG ATCACAGTCGGAGGAGAAACACTTGCCCGACTCTTATCAACACATCATCACCGAAAATCGATCGTTTTAGTAGACAACTTCGACGCATCCATCCGTGAAGCGCTTTTGGCGCCACATCTCGATGATAGAAGTTTCAAGGGGATCATGTGGAGTGTTTCCCGATTTGTCAAGTTACTCATAAAGGGTAGGTTTGTCATCCGTACCGTGGTGACGGGTACAATCAGATTCGACGTTTTCGGATTGACGCATTTTTCAGTCTTTGACGATGATTATTTGCAtcg GTATTACGGCCTGACAGAAGCTGATGTTTCTGAGCTGGCTAAACGCTTTGATAAAAATAACAATAGAACTGACATTAAGAAATGGTTCGGTGGCTACAAAACAGCAGGCGAGGGTCAAACTATCTACAACACACGCTCAAcgctcactttttttaaaacggGCGAGCTAAAACCGTACCGGTATGAGTGcatgaaattcaaaacattaaaaaacctTTTGGAGTTTGAGAAAGTGGGCCAATTTATGGAAGATGCGTTTGACAATAAAACTCGGCTGCACGTCCGGGAGAAGATTCCACAGAAGCTCCTTAGGCAACTGCGACAAACTATATTTGGTCCCAATCACACTTGCGCCCATAAGAACGTAATTTTGCAGATTCTTCTTGATCATGGCTTTTATTCTATTCACGACAGAAATACACTACACATACCGAACTTCGAGGCAATGCTGGATATCCAAAACTTGATTTTCGACCGAGAATACTACATCAACAAATTGAAGATTAGCGACTACACTATTGATAACTTTGTGCAGAGCATTGAGCAACTGACAGGAGAGGAAGCGCCCTTCCAAAACTTCTCTGCAGCTGTTACAGACCTATTTAAACATCGCATTCCGCAAGGTGCAAGGGAAACGGCACACACCTTGCTTACTTTGGTGGCGGACGCTCACAAGTTCACCTTGTTGCGTGGTCAAGAGACTCTGGAACGCAACCACCGGCAAGATGTGCTTGTTAAGCGCTCTAAAGAAATGGGCATCGTCATCGGGATCACCGTGGGCTCAATTAACAAAATAGCGCTGAGACCTGTATTCCTCAGGAGTTTACAAGTGTTTCCAGACTGTAAATTGAGGGTTGCCATCTTGTTAGGTTTGAAACCGCACGGACTGATCGGAGATCTTGAGGTTCTTTACGCACTTGACAATCGCCCTGttatacattga